The segment CTTATGCAAGGTTTTTTTACGTATAAAAATATATTATCATAGTTTGTTGATAATAATAAAAGTGTATTTTTCTCGCAAATTTTTTCAGAGTAAAAGACAGCAAAGTGAAAAAGTAGCTTCTTGGACAGAAGTAACTTTAAAAAAGTTAAAACAAGTTTATATAAGAATTTTGTTTGAATATGGACTTATTGAAAATCAAAAAGGTGATAGAAAAGTAAAAACTCCTATTTTTGAGGAAGAAGTTAAAGAGCACTTATATAAAATAGGAGATAAAATATATATAAAAGCAATAATAGGATATATTACTTATAACGTAAATACAGTTTCATCATTCGGGACATTGAGAACCAAGATAAGAGAATGGAAAAAACTAAGTGTATTAATAATATTATCAAAAATTTAGCAAGTATTAAATGTGAAAATATTACTATTTATAATAATTATAATAAAAATTATGCAATTAAGCGTGTTAATTATGTAAAGTCTCATATTATTTACAGTTTTTCTATATAATTTTATTTCAATAGATTCTTTTTTATTTTTCCTGTTGATGTACGCGGAAATTCTTTTACAAATTCCCAAACTGTAGGAACCTTGAATTTAGCAAGACGGTCAGCACAGTATTTTTCAATTTCATCTTCAGTCAATTTAGAATCATCTCCTAATTGAATGAATGCTTTTACTGCTGCGTCCCTTATTTCATCAGGTATTCCTATGACGGCACAGTCAGCTACACTTGTATTGGAAGTTATTACACATTCAATTTCAAGAGGGCTTACATTTTCTCCAGATCTCTTAATTATATTGCCTATGCGGTCTACAAAGAAAAGCCATCCTTCGTCATCTATATATCCTCTGTCGCCAGTGTGTATCCATCCTTCATCATCTATAAGTTTTTTTGTATTCAATTCATCATTGTAGTATCCGGATATTATAGTTTTGCCCGGTATACCCCAGATACATATTTCGCCCATTGTTCCGTCAGGAACTTCATTGCCTTCACAGTTGATTATTTTAACCTTATATGAAAGAGCTGGACGTCCTACAGAAGGCCAGTTTTTGTCTCCATTTGTTGGAGCACATGTAACAGCTGTAACTGTTTCAGTCATTCCATATGAGTTTAGAAGTTTTACATTAAATCTGTTTTCAAAAGTTTCTTTTTCTTCTTCGCTAAGACCCATGGAAAAATAAATCTGCTGCATTTTATGATTCTTTTCCCAATCATGAACAGGCTGCAGCATCATAGTTCTGTTCATGATTGACATAGTATCTGTAAAATTGGCTTCATGTTCAACAATCTGTTTCCAGAAACGTCTCGCACTGAAATGTTCAATTACTATTATTGTGCTTCCAGTATAGATTACAGGCATAGTGGACATTTGCTGAAAGTCCATGTGATAGCATGGCATGGATGTTAGGAATTTATCTCCATGCCTCATGCCCATTTGAGTTGCGTGGAAAATACCACCATATGTTACATTGTAATTAGTATATATTGCGCCTTTAGGATTTTCTGTTGTGCCTGATGTAAATAGGATTACTGCCATATCCTGTGTTTCAATAGGGCGGTTTTCCAATAATTCATATGGCTGAGATTCAATTTCTTTTTCCATATTTATTACGTCTGAATCATCAGAAGTTCCTGATATAAGAAATATATTGTCAACCTTTAAAGTATCTTTGTTTTTAAGATAAGTGTCAATTGAATTATTTTTTGGACTGTTTTCTGCAATTACAAAATTTATTTTGCATTTATCCACTACATATTTTGTTTCACGGTATTGATAATATTCATTAATAGGTACGGCAACTGCGCCTATTTGAGCTAAAGCTAGCCAGCATACAAGATATTCAGGTGAATTGTGTAAGTTTATCGCTACTAAGTTACCTTTGTCGATTCCTGATTTAATAAATAAGTTAGCTGTTTTGTGTACTAATTTATCAAATTCTTTGTATGTGTAGCAGCTTACTTTATCCTCAACAGATATAAATTCTATAAATCTGCATTCTGGATAAAATTTTACGGCTTCATTCCAAATATCTCTGATTGTTCGGTTGCCAACGATATCGATCATTTTTTAATTCACCTTCTTTATTACAATTAACATATATAATTCAGTATTGATTTATGGTTTTCAATTATGAAAGTTTTTCGATTAGTTTTGGAACTATTTTGTACATATCTCCAATTAAACCAAAGTCGCAGTTTTCAAAAATAGGGGCTTGTTTATCCTTATTTATAGAAACGATAACTTTTGATTTGTTGATTCCGCCAATGTGCTGAATTTGTCCTGAAAGGCCTATTGTAATAATTAGGTCTGGTTTTACTTGAACACCAGTAATACCCATGTATTGTGATTTTGGCAATAATTTGTTGTTTTCAGCAACTGGTCTTGAACAACCTAATTCAGCGCCAATAACTGAAGCTAATTGTTCAAATAATTTTACATCTTCTGCTGTAGAAACACTTCTTCCAATATCAACGATTTTCTTAGCAACAGCAAGGTTTACTGAAACTTCGTTCTTTACGTCAACATCAATTAATTTTAATGAATTTTTAGGTTCTTTTTCTATTTGATCAAATTTATCACAGTTTTCCAATGATTCATTTACCTCAAAAGCCCCATCATTTATAGTAACTATACCATAAGCTGATGTGTATTTAAGTTTTCTTGATGCTGTACCGCCATATACTGTTTGGCTGAATACAAGAGAATTATCTTCAACGCTTAGGTTTTCAACACTTGAGAAAACCGGACTTTCCAATGCAACACCGATTCTTCCGGCTAAAGATCTTCCGATAACTGTATTGCCGATTAATAAGTATGCACGATCATCTTTCTTTATTTCTTCAGCTAATATTTCAGAATAGTCTTCTGGTGAGAATTTGCCATTCAATGGGCAGTAAATTACAGCATCTACACCTGGTATAGATGTTGATTTTACATATTCTTCATCGCCGAAAACAACAGCTGTAACTTTGTTAGCTAATTCTTTGGCGGCGGAAGCTAATGCTGGAATAATGCATATTTCTTCGCTAATAACAAATATAGATTTTAATTTCATTTTATTTACCTCCTATTATAAAGCTTCTTTTTTTAAGAATGTTACCAATGCATCAATTGATTCATCATCATCGCCTTCAATAACTTCTTTTCTACGTTCTTGTTGTTCTGGTGCTAATTCTTCGATAATTTCAACTGATGATTTTAAATTGCTGAAATCAGGTGTTAATTTATTAACTGGTTTTTTACCCGCTTTCATGATTTCAATCATTGATGGGATAGAAGGCACATTTATTTCACTTGATACTGAAATAACAGCAGGCATAGCAATTTCAAATGTTTGAACTCTGTTTCCCAAAGCTCTCTTAACTTCAAGTAAATTGTCTTTTTTTACTGTAATTGAGATAACATTGCTCAATGTTGGAACATTAAGCATTGCTCCTACTTGAGTTCCAACTGACTGTGAATATAAATCAGATGAACCTGTTCCGAATAATATTAAGTCATATTCTCCCATTTCTTCAACTGCTTTTGTAATGGCTTTTGCTGTTTCAAGAGAATCTAATAATTCAATAGAGTCATCTACGACTAATGTCAACTCATTTGCTCCTCTTGATAAAATATCTTTTTGTATTTTTGAAGAGTCCAATGTAGATGATTTGCCTATGCTCAATGCAGTCAATGAGCCTTTTGTTTCTCTTGCCAATTGCTTTCCTGCTTCCAAAGCATTTAAATCATAATCACTGATTTTATTTGGAACATCGTCAAAAGAAAGTGTACGACTAGGCAAAACATTAATAAATTCTTCGTTTGAAACGATTTTACAACATGTAATGGTTTTCATAAATTTTTATACCTACCTTATAAAATATTTTCGTTTATGATTATATGTAGCAATAAGACTACCCAGAAAGATAGATTTTTGCTTTTAAGACAGATAATTTTATGTGATTTATTTAAATATAATCATATTACATGAATAGTTTACGATTAAATTTCTTATATGTCAATAAAATACTTCAAATACAAATAAAGTAAAAATAACATTTTATTGACAAATTAAATGTGATGATATATATTTAAGTAAAGTTAATTATAATGTGTATAATGGAATTACAAAATTCTAATTTATGTCGGTTTTATTTATGAAATTTATTATTTTGAGATTATTATAAAATTATAATTTACTGATGCTAGAAAAAATTATTTAAGTGAGAAAGTTTTTGCAAAATGAGTAAGTTTTTATGAAAGGAGGAAGTTTTCATGAAGCCGATTAAGGGGCTAAGAGTTTTAGATTTAACTGATGGCGTACCTTATATAGGTAGTATATTTGCGGATTATGGAGCTGATGTAATAAAAGTTGAAAAACCCGGATTAGGAGATTCTATAAGACGTAGAGGAGCAAAAGCTGAAAAAAGCCAAGGTCCATACTGGAAATACTACATGAGATCAAAAAAGAGTATAACTATTGATTATCATAAAGCTAAGGGCGCTGAAATTATTAAGAGATTAGTAAAAAATACTGACATGATAGCTTTCAATGAACCAGAAGAAAAGTTAAAATCAATTGGATTAGAATTTGATGAATTAAAGGAAATAAATCCTAAGTTAGTATATGGGGTATTGACACCATTCGGCGAAGAGGGTCCTTGGAAGGATATGCATGATTATGATTTGATAATTATGGCTCGTACAGGATTGCTTGAAAAGACAGGTCTGCCTGAAAAACCAACAAAATTTGGATTCCCATTGGGATACATATATGCAAGTTGGCATCTAAGTGCAGGAATGCTTGCCGCTTATCTGAGTGCAAAAGAGACAGGCGAAGGAATGAAGGTATCATGCAGTGTATGGCAAACAATTATGGAATTGGACGATACATTTCAACAATGTTTACAAGGTTTAAACGTATTGCCAAAGAGAATAGGAAATGGATTTCCTACAACTAATCCTACAGACACATTCAAATGCAAAAATGGCTGGTTCTCATTGAGTATAGGAAGCGACGTTCAATGGCTTAACTTTGTTCACGAAGCAGGAAAAGATACTGACTGGGGAGAAGGAACTGTTTACGCATACGATCCTGTAAGATCAATGGATCACTATTTCGGAGAATTGGATGAGCAGTTAAAAGATTTCTTTGCTTTAATAACAATTGAAGAAGCTGACGAAATCTGTCAAAGAGCACTTGTACCTGGGGGACCATGCAATACAATAGCTGAATTAGCAAAAGATCCTCAAGTAGATTGTAGAAAAATGATTATAGAAGTTGACGGTGTTACTCAATTGGGAATACCCGCTAAATTCTTGGGTGATGAAAATAATGAAAACGATATCATAGCGGCTTCAGAAGTAGGTGCTGATACTGACATTGTATTAAAAGATATAGGCATTTCTGAAGATAAATTAAATGCTTTGAAATCTGAAGATATAATTTAGGTGAAGGGGGGAAATATGGAAATGTCTAAGCTAAAAAGACCTTTAGAAGGATTAAAGGTTTTAGATTTTACAATTGCTTTAGCGGGAGTATATGTTTCTTGGCAGTTAGCCGACATGGGAGCTGAAGTTTGGAAAGTTGAAAGATATGGTTTCGGAGATCAGTCTCGTGCATGGGATCCATTTATTAACGATATGAGCACATTATATGTTTCATATAATAAAAATAAAAAAAGTATCGAATTAAACTTGAAAAAAGAAGCCGGCAAACAGGTTATTTACGATTTAGTTAAAGAAGCTGATATCGTAGTTGAAAATTTCAAAAGCGGATCCATTGACAGACTTGGCTTGGGGTATGACAAATTAAAAGAAATTAATCCCAAAATAGTTTTTCTTTCATTAAGCGGATTTGGAAAAGACGGGCCTTTGGCAAAATTGCCTTGCTATGATGCAATTGCAGCAGCAAGAGGCGGATTTGCAGGAAGCAATGGAGAACCTTCAGGAACTCCAATGAAAGCGGCAAATGCAAACTGTGATACATTGACAGGAACACATGCACTGAATGCAGTTTTAATGGGACTATACAATGCTAGAAAAACCGGCAAAGGATGCAATATAGATATTGCCATGGCAGATACAGTAATGATTTCATGCGGTGAAACGGCTATGGACTATTTCAGTGGAAATTATCAATATGCAAGATTTGGAAATCACGACAGATTTATTGCTCCATATGGAGTATTTGAAGCTCGAGACGGCTGGATTGTAATCATAGCTGACACTGAAGAAAAATGGCATAAATTATGTGAGGCATTTGGAAAAGAAGAATGGAAAAATGATCCTAGATTCATAGACAATGAAGCAAGAATTGCAAATAAGGATGAATTGGTTAAGGAAATTGAAAAAGTTACATCCGGTCTTAAGAGAAATGAAGCTGAAACAATATTATTGAATGCGGGAGTTCCAGCATCAGAAGTGCTTTCCTTCATTGAAGCATATACATCAGACCACGCAAATAAGACTGAATGCACTGAAAGAGTTAATCAGGACAATATAGGTCTTTTGAGATTCTACAATAATCCATTGCATTTTAATGATGAAAAATGCCAAATAACAAAGGGAGCTCCTCTTTTAGGACAACACAGCAAAGAAATTTTGAAGGGTGTTGGATATATAGATGAAGAAATTGAAAAACTATATGAAGATGGAGTAGTTGGAAGTACTTTAATTTAAGAAAATAGGAGATAGGAAATGGAAGTCACTCGTATTGTATTAGGAGCTTATGCTACAAACTGCTATATTGTTCAGGGAGAAAAAGAGCATGAATGTATCTTAATAGATCCGGCAGATAATGCTGACTATTTGATTTCTTATCTGGAAGATAAAGAACTTGCGCCCATGGGTATCATTCTTACTCATGAACATTATGACCATATTCTGGCTGTACCGGGATTGCAGGAAAAATATCCGTATCTGAAAGTATACTGTCATCCAATGGCAGTTTCAAATGAATTATATGAGTACGATATGGGAGTGAGATATCCCACTGTAAAAGCGTTTAAGAATATACAGTTGTTGGAGGACAACCAGGTTTTGAAACTGACAGGAATAAAATTTACTGTCATGTATACGCCGGGCCATTCTCCAGGATCTATAGTTTTACAGGGTGAAGATGTTTTATTTACTGGAGATACATTGTTTAAGGGAAGTATAGGAAGAACTGATTTCAAAGGCGGCAATATGCTTGAAATGATATCTTCATTAAAAAAGATAATGAATTTGCCAATAAAAGATTCTACAATTTTTCCTGGGCATAATGCAATTTCAAATTTGGAATGGGAGAAAAAATATAACTCATATTTAGACGGTTGAAGATAGAGTTCGAAAACAGGACTGAATATATAGGAGGAAAATATGGAAAATAAAAAAAATATTTTAACAAAATTAGAAGATGGTGTTTTAGTAATCACTATAAATAGAAATGAAAGAAGAAATGCAATTGATCCTGAAACATCTGTTGAAATGGAAGAAATTCTTAACAGATCAGAAGAGGATATGAGCGTTAGAGCTATAATTATTACAGGTGCTGGAGACAGAAGTTTCTGTTCTGGTGAAGACTTGGCTGCATATGATGACAATGGAACATGCCAAACAATTATGGCGCATGGTTTTGCCGGAATTACTGAACGTATATCAGCTAAACCTATAATCGCAGCATGTAACGGAACAGCTGTAGCAGGAGGTTTGGAAATAGCATTGGCATGCGATATTATCGTTGCTTCCCAAGAAGCAAGATTCGGTTTATCTGAAGTTAAAGTAGGATTCTTGGCAACAAGCGGCGGTTTAATAAGATTACCAAATGTTATACCAAGAAAAATAGCAACTGAGATGGTTTTAACTGGAAAACTAATAAGTGCTCAAAGAGCATATGAAATAGGTTTAGTAAACCATGTAGTACCAAAGGATGAAGTTTTGGACAAAGCTATGGAATTAGCTAAAGTAATAGCTAAGAATGCTCCATTATCATTAAAATTAAGTAAACAGATTTTCCACGTAGCAACTCAAAGTTCTTTCGAAGATGCTCAGCGTTTCTGTAATGTATGCTGGGATTACATTGAAAAAACTGAAGATGCAGTAGAAGGACCAAAAGCTTTTCTTGAAAAACGTCAGCCAAATTGGAAAGGATGCTAATTAGTTAGGAAAGTTAACTAAAATATAGAGAATAATAAAATTAGGAGGAATTATAACTATGGATTTTAAATTTAGTGAAGAACAAGAATTGATGGTACAAGCCATCGAAGACGCAATGACTCGTGAAAACTTGGAACCATATTTCCAAGACTGTGACAAGAATCATGAACACCCAGAAAAATGGTGGGATATTCTTAGAGATTTAGGATGCTTCAGCATGTTTTTACCAGAAAATGCTTATAGTGAAGAAGGAGAAGCAGGCGGCGGAGAAGGAGCTGTAACAATGTTCTTAGTAATGGAAGCTCTTGGAAGGTGTGGAGCTCCAATATACCTATTTTGGGATCACGTAAAAGCTGATGCTTTACTTGAAAACGGAACAAAAGAACAAATAGACAAATTCATGCCAATGTTCTTCAAAGGCGAATCAGCATATGCACAGGGATTCTCTGAACCAAACGCAGGTACAGATTTATCAAGCAATGCTATAGCAACAACTTATACTCGTAAAAACGGCAAAGTTTATATCAATGGACATAAACACTTTATTTCAGGAGCTCAAGGAAATGACTACTGTTTAACATTAGCTAAAAACACCGATAATCCAGAACAATTAACATTATGGTTTGTACCTACAAATGTTCCCAATGTTAAAAAAGAACCTATGGAAAAAATGGGTCTTAACATGGAAAATGTAAACGATATCTGGTTTGAAAATGTTGAAATCGAAGAAAGCGACATGTTTAGTTTTGAAGGAAACGGTTTAATGGCTACTTCAAAAGGATTTGACTATGAAAGACTTATCGATGCTTTTAATGCTTACGGACAAGCTTTATGTGCATACGAAGATGCATGCCGTTATGCTAACCAACGTTTAGTTAAAGGAAAAGAAATAGGAAGATTGCAATTAATCCAAAATCATATTATGGAAATGACTATGCGTATAGAAACAATGCGTAACTTATTATTACACTATGCATGGAACAAAGACAATGACTGCTTAACTCGTGAAGAAGCTTCTATAGCTAAACAATACTGCTCAGAATCAGCAAACGAAGTAGCTGATCATGCAATGCAAGTATTAGCCGGAATCGGATTCTGCGGAAGCAGAGTAAGTAGAATATATAGAGATTTGAGAATAACTCGTATTTCTGGCGGTACTGGAGAAATCCAAACAGTTATCGCAAGCCGTCAAATCTTAAAAAAATATAGATAGGAATTAATATTGTGAAGAAGAATATTTTATATTCTTCTCACAATAATATTTATAAAAAGAAAGGGAGATAATAAATGGATTTTAAATTAAATGAAGATCAAGAATTAATGAAGAAAATGTTTAAAGAATTTACTGATCAGTTTATAGCTCCAATAGCTGCTGAATTAGATGAAGAAGAACGTTTTCCAGAAGAAATCATACCTTTAATGGGAGAAACTGGAATATTTGGTATAACTGTTTCGGATCAATATGGCGGAGCAGGAGCTGGAAACTTATCATACGTATTAGCTATTGAAGAAATATCTAAAGCATGTGCAAGTACAGGCGTTACTGTTTCAGCTCACACATCATTATGCTGCTGGCCAATAGAAACATTTGGAACTGAAGAACAAAAATTAAAATATTTGCCAGACTTGGCCACAGGAGCTAAATTAGGAGCATTTGGATTAACTGAACCTAATGCCGGTACTGATGCATCTAGACAATTGACTACAGCAGTAGACAAGGGAGACTATTATTTATTAAACGGAAATAAAATATTTATAACTAATGGTGAAGTTGCTGATGTTTATGTAGTATTTGCAATGACTGACAAATCTTTAGGAAACAGAGGAATATCAGCATTCATAGTTGAAAAAGGAATGGAAGGATTTTCATTCGGAAGCCATGAAAAGAAAATGGGTATCCACGGAAGCTCAACTTGCGAATTAATTTTCAAAGATGTAAAAGTTCCAAAGAAAAGTTTATTAGGTGAAATCAATAAAGGATTCAAAATTGCAATGATGACTTTAGATGGCGGAAGAATCGGTGTTGCAGCTCAAGCTTTAGGTATTGCTGAAGGAGCATTAGACGAAACAGTTAAATATGTAAAGACAAGAGAACAATTCAATCGTCCATTATCAGCTTTCCAAAACACAAGATTTGCTTTAGCTGAAATGAAAACACGCATTGAAGCAGCACGTTATTTAGTATACTCAGCAGCTCAGGCAAAAGATAATGGAGAACCATATTCTGAAAAAGCGGCTATGGCTAAATTATTTGCAGCAGAAACAGCAAGAGACGTAACTTGCAAAGCAGTTCAATTATTCGGTGGATATGGATACACAAGAGACTATCCAGTTGAAAGAATGATGCGTGATGCAAAGATTACAGAAATTTATGAAGGTACTTCGGAAGTACAAAAAATGGTTATATCAGGTGATCTATTAAAATAAATTAAAAGATAACATTGATAAAAAATTCCTTTTCTTTATTTTAATATTATTTAATACTACGGTATTACAAAAATGAGAAAGGGAGTTTCTTTTTAGTAAATTGTTACTAATGAGAAAGGAGATAATAATGGGCAAAATAATTTTTATGATAATTGTTGGAGATAGTCTCATATTATCGAGAATATTTTAGCAATAGATACAATAGATATAAAAATACAAATGTTTATGGCCGTAAAACCTGGAGAAGCACAAAGGTTAATAAATATGTTAACCATTATTCATCCTAATGATTTTGTTATACTTTTACCTACAACAGAGCTTATAGGAGGCAGTTTTAAAGTAATGCCAGAACCATAAAAAATGTTTAAAAATTTTGAGATAAAATCTCTATAGAAAAGAAAGGAAAAAAAGAAAATGTTTAAAAATAAGGGAAATAAAGATAAACTTGTAACATTAATTTTGATGATGGTATCTTTAAACACTATTTATCTATTGCCATATTTAATGTATACATACTATACGCCATTACAAGAAGCTATGGGCTTAGTTGGTAAAGATGCTGCTTATGGAAAATTATTAAATGTTTACGGAATGGTAAATATTATATTATACCTTCCAGGTGGATGGATTTCAGATATGTTTGACGCTAAGAAATTATTGGTTATCTCAATGATTTCAACAGGTGTTTTAGGTTTAGTTGAAGCTACTTGGCCAAGCTACAGCATATTAATGTTAATTTATATTTTATGGTCATTTACAACTGTATTGACTTACTGGTCATCATCAATAAAATGTATAAACTTAATTGCAGATGCTGATGAACAAGGTGCAATGTTTGGAAGTCTTGAAGCGGGAAGAGGAGTTGTAGGCTTAATCCTTACAACAATATTCGTAGGTATCTACTCAATGACTGCATCAATCACAGGTGTTGTAATCGTAATATCTATAGTAATGATCGTATGCGGTATTGCACAATTGTTCTTAATGCCAAGCACATCTTCAGATGAAGCTGTAAACAAAGATATTAAATCAAGTATAAGAGCTATGAAGGGCGCATTCAAGCTCCCAATAACTTATTTATTGTCAGCAATGATTTTTGGAGCTTGTATAGCAAAGGCAACTTTCTCATATTACACACCATTTTTGGAACAGGTTTTAGGAGTAAGTGTGAAAGTAACTACTATATTCGCAAACTACAACAATGTATTGACTAATATAGTTGGGGCATCTGCAGCAGCTTTCTTTGCAGCAAAAGTAGAAAGATCAACAAAACCAATGATCTATGCAGGTATTGTTATGATAGCAAGTTATATTGGAATTATTTTATTGCCGGAAACATCTGCATTATTATTGCCATTCTTATTATTATTTATAATTGCTTCTTTAGGCGCTTATGTATACAGAGCACTTTATTATGCTGTTATTGAAGAAGTTGGAACACCAAAGAACATGGTAGGGAGTGTTATAGGGATTTCTTCATTAGTAGGATTTATTCCTGATACATTTTATTTGTCAATGTGCGGTGGATGGATTGAAAAATACGGTACTGGAGCTTACAGACTAATCTTTGCAACTTGTTTGGGAGCAGCCGTAGTAGGATTCATAGGTGCATTTATAAGTGAAAGAATGGTTAAAAAACACAGAAAAAGTATTGCAGTGGGAAAATAGTAAAGCAGTATTTGCTATTTAATAAATGGAGGAATATATGGAAGATATGGAATTTATTATACAAAATTATAAAGTTGACTACGAAATCAATAAAGTCGATATTTATAGCAAATTAAGTAAAGGTATGAAAAAAGTTATTGACTGGCAGACAAAAGAATCTGATGGCGCTTTTGACACAAACTGCAGCTGGGATGAATTGCGCAGAAAATATATCAAAGAAAGAAAATTCTGGAATGAAGGTGGTCCTAAAGCTTATAAAATAACTGAAAGCAAAGTGGAAGGTCCAGTGGGAGATATTCCTATCCGCCTTTACTATCCGGACAATAAGGAAAAACACTATGTATGTGTATTCATGCACGGCGGTGGATTTACTGTAGGAAATAATGACACTCATGATAGAATGATGAGATGTCTAATGGAATCAGGAGACTGTGCAGTAGTTGGAATTGACTATACTCTATCACCTGAACAAAAATTCCCAATTCAGCTTTATGAATGTGCGGCAGTAGTTAAATATCTGCATAAACATGGGGATGAATTCGGATTATATACAGATCACATGGCTTTAGCAGGAGACTCAGGCGGAGGAAATCTTGCAATAGCAACAAACTTATATCTTAGAGATGTATTCTCTAATGAGTATATATCAGCTCTATTATTATTTTATCCTACAACAGGTCTGTATGACGGCATATCAAACAGATTGTATGGAACTGAATTAGATGGTATGAGAAGATGCGATTTGGAATATTATGACAGGTGCTATATACCTAAAGATGCAGATTTGGAAAATCCATATTACAGAGTTATAAATAATAACTTGACATATGGTGTGCCGGCAACATATATATGCTGCGGTGATTTGGATCCTTTATTGGATGGATGCAAGCTGCTTAATATTATATTGAGCAGTCATGGAGTGAAGACAGAAATGGAAATTGTTCCTGGAGTATTGCATGCATTCATGCATTATGGAAAAATGATGGATGAAGCCATTGACTGTTTGAATAATAGCGGCGCTTTTTATAAAGCATCAAGAGAATAAAAATGAGAGAGAGTTTCAATTGTCTCTCAGACTAATGATAAAGGTA is part of the Clostridium botulinum genome and harbors:
- a CDS encoding BrxA family protein, whose protein sequence is MYFSRKFFQSKRQQSEKVASWTEVTLKKLKQVYIRILFEYGLIENQKGDRKVKTPIFEEEVKEHLYKIGDKIYIKAIIGYITYNVNTVSSFGTLRTKIREWKKLSVLIILSKI
- a CDS encoding AMP-binding protein, coding for MIDIVGNRTIRDIWNEAVKFYPECRFIEFISVEDKVSCYTYKEFDKLVHKTANLFIKSGIDKGNLVAINLHNSPEYLVCWLALAQIGAVAVPINEYYQYRETKYVVDKCKINFVIAENSPKNNSIDTYLKNKDTLKVDNIFLISGTSDDSDVINMEKEIESQPYELLENRPIETQDMAVILFTSGTTENPKGAIYTNYNVTYGGIFHATQMGMRHGDKFLTSMPCYHMDFQQMSTMPVIYTGSTIIVIEHFSARRFWKQIVEHEANFTDTMSIMNRTMMLQPVHDWEKNHKMQQIYFSMGLSEEEKETFENRFNVKLLNSYGMTETVTAVTCAPTNGDKNWPSVGRPALSYKVKIINCEGNEVPDGTMGEICIWGIPGKTIISGYYNDELNTKKLIDDEGWIHTGDRGYIDDEGWLFFVDRIGNIIKRSGENVSPLEIECVITSNTSVADCAVIGIPDEIRDAAVKAFIQLGDDSKLTEDEIEKYCADRLAKFKVPTVWEFVKEFPRTSTGKIKKNLLK
- a CDS encoding electron transfer flavoprotein subunit alpha/FixB family protein; the encoded protein is MKLKSIFVISEEICIIPALASAAKELANKVTAVVFGDEEYVKSTSIPGVDAVIYCPLNGKFSPEDYSEILAEEIKKDDRAYLLIGNTVIGRSLAGRIGVALESPVFSSVENLSVEDNSLVFSQTVYGGTASRKLKYTSAYGIVTINDGAFEVNESLENCDKFDQIEKEPKNSLKLIDVDVKNEVSVNLAVAKKIVDIGRSVSTAEDVKLFEQLASVIGAELGCSRPVAENNKLLPKSQYMGITGVQVKPDLIITIGLSGQIQHIGGINKSKVIVSINKDKQAPIFENCDFGLIGDMYKIVPKLIEKLS
- a CDS encoding electron transfer flavoprotein subunit alpha, which produces MPSRTLSFDDVPNKISDYDLNALEAGKQLARETKGSLTALSIGKSSTLDSSKIQKDILSRGANELTLVVDDSIELLDSLETAKAITKAVEEMGEYDLILFGTGSSDLYSQSVGTQVGAMLNVPTLSNVISITVKKDNLLEVKRALGNRVQTFEIAMPAVISVSSEINVPSIPSMIEIMKAGKKPVNKLTPDFSNLKSSVEIIEELAPEQQERRKEVIEGDDDESIDALVTFLKKEAL
- a CDS encoding CaiB/BaiF CoA transferase family protein; this translates as MKPIKGLRVLDLTDGVPYIGSIFADYGADVIKVEKPGLGDSIRRRGAKAEKSQGPYWKYYMRSKKSITIDYHKAKGAEIIKRLVKNTDMIAFNEPEEKLKSIGLEFDELKEINPKLVYGVLTPFGEEGPWKDMHDYDLIIMARTGLLEKTGLPEKPTKFGFPLGYIYASWHLSAGMLAAYLSAKETGEGMKVSCSVWQTIMELDDTFQQCLQGLNVLPKRIGNGFPTTNPTDTFKCKNGWFSLSIGSDVQWLNFVHEAGKDTDWGEGTVYAYDPVRSMDHYFGELDEQLKDFFALITIEEADEICQRALVPGGPCNTIAELAKDPQVDCRKMIIEVDGVTQLGIPAKFLGDENNENDIIAASEVGADTDIVLKDIGISEDKLNALKSEDII
- a CDS encoding CaiB/BaiF CoA transferase family protein, whose amino-acid sequence is MEMSKLKRPLEGLKVLDFTIALAGVYVSWQLADMGAEVWKVERYGFGDQSRAWDPFINDMSTLYVSYNKNKKSIELNLKKEAGKQVIYDLVKEADIVVENFKSGSIDRLGLGYDKLKEINPKIVFLSLSGFGKDGPLAKLPCYDAIAAARGGFAGSNGEPSGTPMKAANANCDTLTGTHALNAVLMGLYNARKTGKGCNIDIAMADTVMISCGETAMDYFSGNYQYARFGNHDRFIAPYGVFEARDGWIVIIADTEEKWHKLCEAFGKEEWKNDPRFIDNEARIANKDELVKEIEKVTSGLKRNEAETILLNAGVPASEVLSFIEAYTSDHANKTECTERVNQDNIGLLRFYNNPLHFNDEKCQITKGAPLLGQHSKEILKGVGYIDEEIEKLYEDGVVGSTLI
- a CDS encoding MBL fold metallo-hydrolase, giving the protein MEVTRIVLGAYATNCYIVQGEKEHECILIDPADNADYLISYLEDKELAPMGIILTHEHYDHILAVPGLQEKYPYLKVYCHPMAVSNELYEYDMGVRYPTVKAFKNIQLLEDNQVLKLTGIKFTVMYTPGHSPGSIVLQGEDVLFTGDTLFKGSIGRTDFKGGNMLEMISSLKKIMNLPIKDSTIFPGHNAISNLEWEKKYNSYLDG